DNA sequence from the Cupriavidus oxalaticus genome:
ACCTCGCCGATGCCGACGGTGATCACCGCGAAGCCCACCGCGTAGCCGAAACGCCGGTATGCGCGATGGCGCGTGAGCGCCTTGCTCCAGGGCGCCTTGCCCCAGACCGTCAGCACGCGATGGGCAATGCGCGACATCACATGGCCGAACAGCCATTGCGCGAGCACCGCGATCAGCACCAGCACCACCAGGTACAGCGTGATCTGCGCCCAGGGATGGGCCGGAATACGTTGCTGGAACAGCTCCAGCAGGGCATCGAAACTCATAAGGGGGCGACGTCAAGCCAGTGATTCGGCCAGATAGTGTACAAAAGGTGCGCGCTCCCTTCGTAAATTTGCGGCCTTTGCCTCGCATGCTGCCGCAAGGCCGCACTGAGCAGGAAGATGCTCGCCAGTGCGGCCCCGATCCCCAGCACCGTCGGCCCCGGCGAAGCTCAGCGCATCGCCGTGGTTGAAGCCGGCACCGCCACTATGAAGCATTTGTATTCGTGTACATCGCCATCAACTGCTCATCCGTGTAGCCCCAGTCAGCGGCATTCTCAAATGCCACCACCGTTTCCTCGCTGTGCCGCAGGTCAACCAGCTCGGTCGGCAACGGTTTCGACTGCGACACCGAAAAGAACACCATCACCAGCGGCCGCAGCGGATCGGCGTCGTTTTGCCCGCAGACCACTGCCAGCCGGTTCGAACGCAGCCGCAGCACGGTGCCGAGCGGATAGATGCCAACCGTTCCGGTGAAAGCCTTGAACACACGCCGGTCGAACAGCGTGTCGACGCGTACGGCCATGTACTCCATGGCGCGGGCGGGAGACCATTGCTGGTGGCCGGGACGCGCCGAGGTCAGCGAATCATAGGCATCGCAGATCGCCGCAATCCTGGCGTGGATGCTGAGCTCGCGGCCGACCAGGCCGAAGGGATAGCCGCGCCCGTCCACGCGCTCGTGGTGGTGAACGCAGACATCGAGCGGGATGTTGGAAACCAGCCGCGCCTCGTTGAGGATGCGGTAGCCCGCCGACGGATGGCGGCGGTAGCTTTCCTCTTCTTCGGGGGTGCGCGCGGTGGCCTTGTGCTGCACGGACTCGGGCAGCGTCAGCTTGCCGATGTCGTGCACCAGGCCGGCGAGGCCGAGTTCGCGCACCTCGTCGTCCGGCAGGCCCAGCGTGCGCCCGACCGCGATCATCAGCGCGCAGACGGCGAAGGCATGCAGGTAGTTGTAGTCGTCACGCGCCTTGAGCCGCGCCAGCGCCAGCAGCGCCTGCCCGTGGCGGGACAGGGAGCGCGAGGCGGCGTCGACCAGCGGCAGCGCGCGCTCGACCTCCAGCGCGCGGCCCATGCGGATGTCGGCGAACATGGAACCGACCACGGCCTTGCCGGACTGGAGCAACTCGCGAGCGCGGCCGAGCTCGGCTTCGAGCGACGCGACCGGCTGCGAGCCCGCAGGCTCATGCGGCTGTGGCGCGGGCTCCGCCACGGGCGCCGGCGGCGCCTCGGGCACGCCTGCTGGCGGCAGGTTGCGGCCCTTGAGAATATCGATCCAGACTTCGCGGACGCCCGCGGACTGGATCTGCCGGATCTGGTCTTCGTGGCTGACCAGAAACTTTGCCCGCCAGAACGGGTGGCTGATCCACGGCCCGCCCAGCCTGGCGACAAACATCCCGACCT
Encoded proteins:
- a CDS encoding HD-GYP domain-containing protein, with the protein product MLRRIGSEQLQVGMFVARLGGPWISHPFWRAKFLVSHEDQIRQIQSAGVREVWIDILKGRNLPPAGVPEAPPAPVAEPAPQPHEPAGSQPVASLEAELGRARELLQSGKAVVGSMFADIRMGRALEVERALPLVDAASRSLSRHGQALLALARLKARDDYNYLHAFAVCALMIAVGRTLGLPDDEVRELGLAGLVHDIGKLTLPESVQHKATARTPEEEESYRRHPSAGYRILNEARLVSNIPLDVCVHHHERVDGRGYPFGLVGRELSIHARIAAICDAYDSLTSARPGHQQWSPARAMEYMAVRVDTLFDRRVFKAFTGTVGIYPLGTVLRLRSNRLAVVCGQNDADPLRPLVMVFFSVSQSKPLPTELVDLRHSEETVVAFENAADWGYTDEQLMAMYTNTNAS